One genomic window of Candidatus Omnitrophota bacterium includes the following:
- a CDS encoding formylglycine-generating enzyme family protein produces MKPKYYYLINAILFLGFFLIDLPQVQAAEPIVSNVKASQRLDGSKLVDIYYDVEDADSAAVTVSVKISDDDGITFLITPVTLSGDVGEVAPGKNKHIVWDCGQDLPGRSGDYFKAAVTAYDSSENITINIPGLPSGAKPLEIVLIPAGTFTMGSPNGEPGRNTNEGPQHQVTITKPFYMGKYEVTQAQWQAVMGANPSNFKGNNLPVENVSWDDCQNFLYYINKLGQGTFRLPTEAEWEYACRAGTTTRFYWGDDPSYTQIKDYAWYDGNNSPSGTKEVGLKLPNAFGLYDMSGNVWEWCQDWYGSYSSASQIDPAGANSGLNRVLRGGFWEINAWSCRSAHRYNETPDVWHIFFGFRLVRTYDQIIATPTPISPTPTPVPPTPTPVAAGETITINITGLPSGSTPLEMVLIPAGTFTMGSPDNEPDRDSDEGPQHQVTLTKAFYMGKYEVTQAQWLAVMGSNPESLYGVGSNYPVHYVSWNDCLTFIQKLNQTGQGTFRLPTEAEWEYACRAGTITRFYWGDDPNSSLIYQYAWFQDNSNNSSHEVGLKYPNAWGLHDISGNVWEWCQDWYGSYSSASQNDPYGANSGSYRILRGGCWNLISGNCRSADRVKGIPDSGNSYSGFRVCRTQ; encoded by the coding sequence ATGAAACCGAAATATTACTACCTTATCAATGCCATACTATTTTTGGGATTTTTCTTGATCGATCTCCCTCAAGTCCAAGCTGCAGAACCGATAGTCTCCAACGTCAAGGCGTCGCAGCGGCTGGACGGATCGAAGCTCGTCGATATCTATTACGACGTGGAAGATGCGGACAGCGCCGCCGTAACCGTCTCCGTAAAAATTTCCGATGACGACGGGATTACGTTTCTCATTACTCCCGTCACCCTTTCTGGCGATGTGGGCGAAGTGGCGCCGGGCAAGAACAAACATATCGTCTGGGACTGCGGCCAAGACCTGCCGGGACGCAGCGGGGATTACTTCAAGGCAGCCGTGACTGCGTATGATTCATCCGAGAATATTACTATAAACATCCCCGGTTTGCCTTCTGGAGCCAAGCCGCTGGAGATTGTATTGATCCCGGCGGGGACGTTTACGATGGGTTCGCCGAATGGCGAGCCTGGGCGGAATACGAATGAAGGCCCGCAGCATCAGGTAACGATCACTAAACCGTTCTATATGGGAAAGTACGAAGTAACGCAGGCGCAGTGGCAGGCGGTGATGGGAGCCAATCCATCGAATTTTAAAGGAAACAATCTTCCTGTAGAAAATGTATCTTGGGATGATTGCCAAAACTTTCTCTATTATATAAATAAGTTGGGGCAAGGAACTTTCCGGTTGCCTACGGAGGCGGAATGGGAGTATGCCTGCCGGGCGGGGACAACGACTCGGTTTTATTGGGGAGACGATCCGAGTTATACCCAGATTAAAGACTATGCGTGGTATGATGGAAACAATAGCCCATCTGGAACGAAGGAAGTGGGCTTGAAGTTGCCCAATGCCTTTGGACTCTACGATATGAGCGGGAACGTATGGGAATGGTGCCAGGATTGGTATGGCAGTTACAGTTCAGCGTCTCAAATTGATCCAGCTGGCGCAAATAGTGGATTGAATAGGGTTCTTCGCGGCGGCTTCTGGGAAATCAACGCCTGGAGCTGCCGGTCTGCGCATCGTTACAACGAAACTCCGGATGTCTGGCACATCTTCTTTGGATTTCGTCTCGTCAGGACTTACGATCAAATCATAGCAACCCCAACGCCCATCTCGCCCACTCCCACTCCTGTACCGCCCACTCCTACTCCAGTTGCGGCGGGCGAGACGATTACCATAAACATCACTGGTTTGCCTTCGGGATCTACGCCCCTGGAGATGGTATTGATCCCGGCGGGGACGTTTACGATGGGCAGCCCGGATAACGAGCCAGACCGTGATTCCGATGAAGGACCGCAGCATCAAGTAACCCTCACCAAGGCTTTTTATATGGGGAAGTATGAAGTGACCCAAGCGCAATGGCTGGCGGTGATGGGAAGTAATCCAGAGTCACTTTATGGCGTCGGATCTAACTATCCTGTGCATTACGTATCTTGGAACGATTGCCTAACTTTCATACAAAAATTAAACCAGACGGGTCAGGGGACGTTCCGATTGCCGACAGAGGCGGAATGGGAATACGCCTGTCGCGCAGGGACAATTACCCGCTTCTATTGGGGCGACGATCCGAATTCTTCGCTGATATATCAATACGCTTGGTTTCAAGATAATTCAAATAATTCTTCGCATGAAGTGGGATTGAAGTATCCAAACGCTTGGGGATTGCATGATATAAGCGGCAATGTGTGGGAATGGTGCCAGGACTGGTATGGAAGTTATAGTTCAGCGTCGCAAAATGATCCATACGGAGCCAATAGCGGTTCGTATAGGATACTCCGAGGCGGCTGTTGGAACCTCATCTCCGGGAACTGCCGTTCCGCCGACCGCGTTAAGGGCATACCCGATAGCGGCAACAGCTACAGCGGCTTCCGGGTGTGCAGGACGCAGTAG